The following proteins are encoded in a genomic region of Sorangiineae bacterium MSr12523:
- a CDS encoding DNA cytosine methyltransferase, giving the protein MKRRASTAGRVTCPTAPKPSSEGFSDESNRAASRRARLPNDGAQMSLVIDSFAGGGGASLGITMALGRGPDVAINHDPEALALHAVNHSRSRHLCENVLDVDPLAVCGNQHVALMWSSPDCKHFSRAKGAKPVSTGVRGLAWVVVRWARAVHPDVVILENVPEFTTWGPLLPNNMPDPARRGLTFKRWWGQLRAAGYELEMRVIAASDYGAPTTRRRLFIVARSDGRRIVWPEPTHGPGRRHPYRTAADCIQWDVPCPSIFERTRPLAAPTMNRIARGIRRFVLNAGDPFLLPTPHGGDARVHSVDEPLRTVTGAHRGENALAAATLIQTGYGERAGRAPRALNLRRPVGTVVAGGSKHGLIAAYLAKHFGGHESPGGAMSAPFSAVTCRDHHALVTAKLGAGRHRREVRALMGGPAIVKVGRDTFEIVDIGMRMLGARELFRAQGFPDHYAIDVTTVSGRPLSKTAQIRMAGNAVCPPVAAALVAANVRLDEEKGRAA; this is encoded by the coding sequence TTGAAGCGGAGGGCGTCCACCGCGGGGAGAGTCACGTGCCCAACTGCACCCAAACCCAGCTCGGAGGGCTTCTCGGATGAATCTAATCGCGCTGCCAGCCGCCGCGCGCGGCTGCCGAACGACGGTGCACAAATGAGTCTCGTCATCGACAGCTTTGCCGGCGGCGGCGGCGCGTCGTTGGGAATCACCATGGCTCTGGGGCGCGGCCCCGACGTCGCCATCAACCATGACCCCGAGGCGCTCGCGCTGCACGCCGTGAACCATTCGCGTAGCCGCCACCTATGCGAGAACGTGCTCGACGTCGACCCGCTTGCCGTTTGCGGCAATCAGCATGTTGCATTGATGTGGAGTTCGCCCGACTGCAAGCATTTCAGCCGCGCTAAAGGTGCAAAGCCCGTGTCGACGGGCGTGCGTGGCCTCGCCTGGGTGGTCGTGCGGTGGGCGCGCGCGGTGCACCCCGATGTGGTCATTCTCGAGAACGTGCCCGAATTTACAACATGGGGGCCCCTTCTTCCCAACAACATGCCAGATCCCGCACGGCGCGGACTCACGTTCAAGCGCTGGTGGGGACAGCTTCGCGCCGCGGGTTACGAGCTCGAAATGCGCGTGATCGCGGCGAGCGACTACGGTGCCCCAACCACGCGAAGGCGGCTGTTCATTGTCGCACGTTCGGATGGCCGGCGGATTGTGTGGCCGGAGCCGACGCACGGCCCTGGGAGACGCCATCCATATCGCACCGCCGCAGACTGCATCCAATGGGACGTCCCGTGCCCCTCCATCTTCGAGCGCACGCGCCCCCTTGCTGCACCGACGATGAACCGCATTGCACGCGGGATTCGACGTTTTGTCCTGAACGCCGGGGACCCCTTCCTATTGCCAACGCCCCATGGGGGCGACGCCCGTGTCCATTCGGTCGATGAGCCGCTGCGAACGGTCACGGGGGCGCATCGCGGAGAGAATGCACTCGCTGCAGCAACCCTGATTCAGACGGGTTATGGCGAGCGCGCCGGGCGGGCTCCGCGCGCGCTCAACCTTCGTCGCCCAGTCGGCACGGTGGTCGCCGGCGGCTCGAAGCACGGATTGATTGCCGCATATCTCGCTAAACATTTTGGAGGGCACGAATCGCCGGGCGGCGCGATGTCAGCCCCCTTCAGCGCGGTGACGTGCCGAGACCACCACGCCTTAGTGACGGCCAAACTCGGCGCGGGGAGGCACCGGAGAGAAGTGCGCGCCCTGATGGGTGGACCGGCGATCGTCAAGGTCGGCCGGGATACCTTCGAGATCGTCGATATCGGCATGCGCATGCTGGGGGCGCGCGAGCTTTTTCGGGCGCAGGGATTTCCGGACCACTACGCGATCGACGTGACCACGGTGAGTGGCCGCCCGCTCTCGAAAACCGCTCAAATCAGGATGGCGGGCAATGCGGTCTGTCCGCCGGTCGCGGCCGCGCTCGTAGCGGCCAACGTGCGTCTCGATGAGGAGAAGGGACGCGCCGCATGA
- a CDS encoding DEAD/DEAH box helicase → MTFSLYDFQRELVEQVQERFAAGTRAVLLQSPTGSGKTRTASELLRRETAAGQRSLFLAHLDTLIEDTFERVTAAGVHAGFVQAGRPLDPGAPVQVGSLATLHVRGERPPADFVVVDEAHRAGASTVRAILEAYPEARMLGLSATPQRSDGRPLNVFQEFIAGPAITWLTERGYLVPCDLLSPGEYQERGLWRDPVEFYLEEARGQRALVFAANIAHAVFLRERFANAGVRAACLTGTTPRAARHDIRDRMYAGDLNVIIGVSVFLEGWDLPAAEVAILARPFESCMAYLQAIGRVLRVSPATGKKSCLVGDLKGCVNIHGLPDELRIWLPFGEGDAVRRVDVQTQLRRCEKCFRVFRPSAHCPRCGAPAKHAPKLPLILNKAEKMELYSRFDRAERDMRYFMQLVRIAHRNMRVSQTGAERWALAQFQKRWGRLPEVHRAGE, encoded by the coding sequence ATGACTTTCTCGCTCTACGATTTTCAGCGCGAGCTCGTCGAACAGGTCCAGGAGCGCTTCGCCGCGGGGACCCGAGCGGTCCTTCTGCAATCGCCTACCGGCAGCGGCAAGACGCGCACGGCCTCGGAGCTCCTTCGACGCGAAACGGCAGCCGGCCAACGCTCCCTCTTCTTGGCTCACTTGGATACACTTATTGAGGACACGTTCGAGCGCGTCACCGCGGCGGGCGTGCACGCGGGCTTCGTGCAGGCTGGCCGGCCGCTCGACCCGGGAGCCCCAGTGCAGGTCGGGTCGCTCGCGACGCTCCATGTGCGCGGCGAGCGACCGCCCGCGGATTTCGTGGTCGTGGACGAGGCGCACCGTGCCGGCGCGAGCACGGTCCGCGCGATTCTCGAGGCGTACCCCGAGGCGCGCATGCTCGGACTATCTGCCACGCCGCAAAGGTCCGATGGGCGGCCGCTCAACGTGTTTCAAGAATTCATTGCGGGCCCTGCAATCACCTGGCTCACCGAACGCGGGTACCTCGTGCCATGCGACCTGCTTTCGCCGGGCGAGTACCAGGAGCGCGGGCTCTGGCGCGATCCGGTCGAGTTCTATCTCGAGGAGGCGCGCGGCCAGCGCGCGCTCGTCTTCGCGGCGAACATCGCACACGCCGTCTTCTTGCGCGAGCGCTTCGCGAATGCCGGCGTCCGCGCCGCATGCCTCACGGGCACGACGCCGCGTGCGGCGCGCCACGACATCCGCGACCGCATGTACGCGGGCGACCTCAACGTGATTATCGGAGTGAGCGTTTTCCTCGAAGGCTGGGACCTGCCAGCCGCGGAAGTGGCTATTCTCGCCCGGCCCTTTGAGAGCTGCATGGCGTACCTGCAGGCGATCGGCCGCGTTCTCCGCGTCTCGCCAGCAACGGGAAAGAAGTCGTGCTTGGTCGGAGATCTGAAAGGCTGCGTGAATATCCATGGCCTGCCCGACGAGCTGCGCATCTGGTTGCCGTTTGGGGAAGGGGACGCGGTCCGGCGTGTTGATGTGCAAACCCAATTACGGCGGTGCGAGAAATGCTTTCGCGTCTTTCGGCCGTCCGCCCATTGCCCGCGATGCGGTGCGCCTGCGAAGCATGCGCCGAAGCTCCCACTTATCCTCAATAAGGCTGAGAAAATGGAGCTCTATTCGAGATTCGACCGCGCCGAGCGCGATATGCGCTATTTCATGCAGCTGGTGCGAATCGCACATCGCAATATGCGCGTTTCGCAAACGGGGGCCGAGCGCTGGGCGCTTGCGCAATTCCAGAAGCGTTGGGGGAGACTGCCCGAGGTGCATCGTGCTGGAGAATGA
- a CDS encoding ATP-dependent DNA helicase, with the protein MIDQVFGTEGYLARAPGYEPRPGQVTLARAIDEAIRTGKHLVAEGPCGIGKSKAYLVPAIHFAVTAGKRVLVATSSIALQEQLIRKDLPDLARELPWSFDYALLKGRTNYVCLEQRDQATNAGLHEPLMREFVEVARWARSTETGDKTDLPILPQDAVWSRFSMTSDMCPGKERCKQHAECFATIAKGRASQAHVVVTNYHMLVLHLMHERRVLPPFDVVIMDEAHELPDIAREFRGFSVSRNAFFRLAQEAQRRGESALAAKLRDVSSAYFDTLKRFAASPYYKNMLQGEVPIDLEPLRVVVGEFTDRCCKSLLVDYARTSIERVTAAAQQSDENTVYWIDVSEAGHAAYRSKDVYVAEFFRRELWGNTPSVIAVSATLTSEGRFQFVRGELGVPNEARELVVPSPFDIEHNALLVLPEGMPDPRDPAFPDAAAQQIIRVIDACGGRTMCLFTSYESMRAIHERVARHYGGRVRILRQGDMARNVLADEFKRDIDSVLFAVGSFWTGIDVPGPSLTGLVIEKLPFISRSDPVLLRMMEKDRRRAFVDYMVPRSILPWRQGVGRLIRTRRDFGVVVALDPRLTTEAYGARFLSSLPQMLRATSTDAIPFFLRRHGVAA; encoded by the coding sequence ATGATCGACCAGGTTTTCGGCACGGAAGGCTATCTCGCACGGGCGCCCGGTTATGAACCGCGGCCTGGACAAGTCACACTCGCCCGCGCCATCGACGAGGCCATCCGCACCGGCAAACACCTTGTTGCGGAAGGTCCGTGCGGTATCGGAAAATCGAAAGCGTACCTCGTGCCGGCCATCCATTTCGCCGTCACGGCGGGCAAGCGCGTTCTCGTCGCCACGTCCAGCATCGCCCTCCAAGAACAATTGATCCGCAAAGACCTGCCGGATCTTGCGCGGGAGCTGCCGTGGTCCTTCGATTATGCGTTGCTGAAGGGCCGCACCAACTACGTGTGCCTCGAGCAGCGCGACCAAGCGACCAATGCGGGGCTTCACGAGCCCCTCATGCGCGAATTCGTCGAGGTCGCCCGGTGGGCGCGGTCGACGGAGACGGGGGACAAGACGGACCTACCGATCCTTCCGCAGGACGCTGTTTGGTCTCGATTCAGCATGACCAGCGATATGTGTCCCGGAAAAGAGCGCTGCAAGCAGCACGCGGAGTGCTTCGCCACAATCGCCAAGGGGCGCGCCTCGCAAGCTCACGTCGTCGTGACCAACTATCACATGCTGGTCCTGCACCTGATGCACGAGAGGCGGGTACTTCCACCGTTCGACGTCGTCATTATGGACGAGGCGCACGAGCTCCCGGATATCGCGCGCGAGTTCCGTGGTTTCTCCGTCTCTCGCAATGCTTTCTTCCGCCTCGCGCAGGAAGCGCAGCGCCGGGGCGAAAGCGCCCTTGCGGCAAAGCTCCGCGACGTCTCGAGCGCGTACTTCGACACGCTGAAGCGATTCGCAGCGTCTCCCTACTACAAGAATATGCTTCAGGGGGAAGTTCCCATTGACCTCGAGCCGCTGCGGGTCGTCGTTGGCGAATTCACGGATCGGTGCTGCAAATCCCTCCTCGTTGACTATGCCAGAACGTCGATTGAACGCGTGACCGCGGCTGCACAGCAATCCGACGAAAACACGGTCTACTGGATTGATGTCTCCGAAGCGGGACATGCGGCCTACCGGTCCAAGGATGTCTACGTCGCCGAATTTTTCCGGCGGGAGCTCTGGGGCAACACGCCGAGCGTCATCGCAGTGAGCGCCACGCTAACGAGCGAAGGGCGCTTCCAATTCGTGCGCGGCGAGCTTGGAGTGCCGAACGAAGCGCGCGAGTTGGTGGTGCCGAGCCCCTTTGATATCGAACACAACGCTCTGCTCGTTCTGCCGGAGGGGATGCCTGATCCTCGGGATCCGGCATTCCCGGACGCCGCGGCTCAGCAGATCATCCGCGTCATCGACGCATGCGGTGGACGCACGATGTGCCTATTCACGAGCTACGAATCGATGCGCGCCATTCACGAGCGTGTCGCACGCCATTACGGCGGCCGGGTTCGCATCCTTCGTCAAGGAGACATGGCGCGCAACGTCCTTGCCGACGAATTTAAGCGAGATATCGATTCAGTGCTCTTCGCGGTCGGCTCGTTCTGGACCGGAATCGATGTCCCGGGCCCGAGCCTAACGGGTTTGGTCATCGAAAAGCTGCCATTCATCTCGCGCAGCGATCCCGTTCTTCTCCGAATGATGGAAAAAGATCGCAGACGGGCTTTCGTGGACTACATGGTGCCGCGTTCGATCCTGCCGTGGCGTCAAGGCGTTGGCCGGTTGATTCGCACCCGACGCGACTTCGGTGTCGTCGTCGCGCTCGATCCGCGCCTCACCACGGAAGCCTACGGGGCACGATTCCTTTCCTCGCTTCCCCAAATGCTCCGGGCCACCTCGACAGATGCCATTCCCTTTTTTCTGCGCCGACATGGAGTCGCAGCATGA
- a CDS encoding virulence-associated E family protein translates to MPVIDLSDRYIRKVLENAAIEIARAPNGTRNSLLFAKSATVFEYFVGARLAVTGARPTLREAGLASGLDAREVDAVLDKAWARAQSHPRHVPPPKTPVRAESSARSEPAAQAPEFNHSLLQDSAGNIKNTFANICKILRGASGFVGRLSYDEMRVSPMLDGRAIKDADIAAIREQVEARWGFSPSTENVMQAVLLVSSEHSFHPVQDYLAGLEWDGELRIVRVASHILGIEQPSFLVQRMIRCWFLSAVARARNPGCKVDTCLVLVGDQGEKKSTFFSVLGGQWFSDSYADITTKDGILQVHAAWIYEWAEVDKVTTRRSASDVKAFLSVAKDLLRPPYGRGVLIQPRSSVIVGTTNKSFLDDETGSRRFWPIRIGVRIDREKLEAWRDQLWAEACVGYLGGEPWWLSDDEEGEREQAADEHRVEDPWEEPVRMYVKKCELEAIPITSANLLAYAVGLDTAHHTPDAMKRVGKCMRTLGYDNRRAKSGDTKIRVWRKLNV, encoded by the coding sequence GTGCCGGTCATCGATCTCTCGGACAGGTATATTCGCAAGGTCCTCGAGAACGCAGCCATCGAGATCGCACGCGCGCCGAACGGCACTCGGAACTCGCTGCTCTTCGCCAAATCCGCTACCGTCTTCGAGTACTTCGTTGGGGCCCGCTTGGCCGTGACGGGGGCGCGTCCGACGCTGCGCGAGGCGGGGCTTGCATCGGGGCTCGATGCGCGCGAGGTCGATGCGGTGCTCGACAAGGCGTGGGCCCGCGCCCAATCCCACCCGCGGCACGTGCCCCCGCCGAAGACGCCAGTGAGAGCCGAATCGTCTGCGCGTTCCGAGCCGGCCGCGCAGGCTCCCGAGTTCAATCACAGCCTGCTGCAGGACAGCGCAGGAAACATCAAAAACACCTTCGCCAATATCTGCAAAATTTTGCGTGGGGCGTCTGGTTTCGTTGGCCGCCTGTCCTACGACGAGATGCGCGTCTCGCCCATGCTTGACGGCCGAGCGATCAAGGACGCCGACATCGCGGCCATACGGGAGCAGGTCGAGGCGCGTTGGGGCTTCAGCCCATCGACGGAAAACGTGATGCAGGCTGTCCTATTGGTCTCGTCGGAGCACTCATTTCATCCCGTGCAGGACTATCTCGCGGGACTCGAATGGGACGGTGAACTTCGAATCGTCAGGGTAGCAAGCCACATTTTGGGCATCGAACAGCCGAGCTTCTTGGTTCAGCGGATGATTCGATGCTGGTTCCTCTCAGCCGTGGCTCGCGCGCGAAATCCAGGTTGCAAGGTCGATACCTGCCTTGTCTTGGTTGGCGATCAAGGTGAGAAGAAGTCGACATTTTTCTCCGTTCTCGGCGGTCAATGGTTCAGCGATTCATACGCGGATATTACAACCAAAGACGGCATTCTGCAGGTGCATGCAGCTTGGATATACGAATGGGCCGAAGTGGACAAAGTGACCACGCGACGCAGTGCCAGCGACGTGAAAGCGTTTCTCTCCGTTGCCAAGGATCTGCTCCGCCCTCCCTACGGCCGAGGAGTCCTGATCCAGCCCAGGTCCAGCGTCATCGTCGGGACTACCAACAAGTCGTTCTTGGACGACGAGACGGGCAGCCGGCGATTTTGGCCAATCCGGATCGGCGTCCGCATTGACCGTGAAAAGCTTGAAGCGTGGCGCGATCAGCTCTGGGCCGAAGCGTGCGTCGGGTACCTTGGTGGCGAGCCGTGGTGGCTGTCCGATGACGAGGAAGGCGAACGCGAGCAAGCCGCCGACGAACACCGGGTCGAAGATCCGTGGGAAGAGCCCGTGAGAATGTATGTGAAGAAATGCGAGTTGGAGGCTATACCGATTACGTCCGCGAACCTCCTCGCATACGCTGTTGGGCTCGACACTGCGCACCACACCCCGGACGCCATGAAACGCGTGGGTAAATGTATGAGGACTCTTGGGTACGATAACCGAAGAGCGAAGAGCGGTGATACCAAAATACGTGTATGGCGGAAGCTTAACGTTTGA
- a CDS encoding helix-turn-helix domain-containing protein: MAEGPLTELAVAVGGVSALAAALGVHRNTVSRWNRGEIVPEGPERRALAALATRHRLNAPFPIE; this comes from the coding sequence ATGGCCGAGGGTCCGTTGACGGAGCTCGCCGTGGCGGTCGGCGGGGTCTCCGCGCTCGCCGCGGCACTCGGAGTACACCGCAACACTGTGTCGCGCTGGAATCGCGGCGAGATCGTTCCCGAGGGGCCCGAGCGTCGAGCACTTGCTGCGCTCGCGACGCGACACCGCCTGAACGCGCCCTTCCCGATCGAGTAG
- a CDS encoding site-specific integrase: MAGRLARVTDPHALLTARAFAYVEEAKASSTRRAYRTAWGAFEAWCAAQEFAALPADPSTVALYIAYLADEGLAVSTIGKVLAAIADAHRTRGLAWLRGAPAVNLTMSGIRRKLGVAPHQKTPVRDRELRAMVATLEPADGQAWSLTALRDRALLTLGWSGMFRRSELVSLGVRDIRRVREGLIVTLRRSKTDQTGKGREKGIPYAADPDLCPVRALEAWLVAAKITEGPIFRAVNRHGQVSKRALSDRSVADIVKRVARAAGLDDGDYSGHSVRAGAASTAAENGRSLSAIMKVGGWTSERVVVERYIRHANLFVDHATKGLI, translated from the coding sequence ATGGCCGGCCGCTTGGCGCGCGTCACGGATCCGCACGCATTGCTCACTGCGCGAGCGTTCGCCTACGTCGAAGAGGCGAAGGCGTCGAGCACTCGGCGCGCATACCGCACGGCGTGGGGGGCTTTCGAGGCATGGTGCGCGGCGCAGGAATTCGCCGCGCTTCCCGCGGACCCTTCGACGGTGGCGCTCTACATCGCGTATCTCGCGGACGAAGGGCTCGCAGTTTCCACGATTGGCAAGGTCCTTGCGGCCATCGCGGACGCGCATCGCACGCGCGGGCTTGCATGGCTGCGGGGTGCGCCGGCGGTCAACCTGACGATGTCCGGCATCAGGCGAAAGCTTGGCGTGGCTCCCCACCAGAAGACGCCCGTGCGCGATCGCGAGCTTCGCGCGATGGTGGCCACGCTCGAGCCTGCGGACGGTCAAGCCTGGAGCCTGACCGCGCTCCGGGACCGGGCGCTCTTGACGCTCGGATGGTCCGGCATGTTTCGCCGGTCCGAGCTCGTCTCTCTTGGAGTCCGAGATATCCGCCGCGTGCGCGAAGGGCTCATCGTGACGCTCCGTCGGTCCAAGACGGACCAGACGGGCAAAGGCCGCGAAAAGGGCATACCGTACGCGGCCGACCCTGACCTTTGCCCCGTTCGCGCACTTGAGGCCTGGCTTGTGGCGGCGAAGATCACGGAGGGGCCCATCTTCCGTGCGGTGAATCGCCACGGTCAGGTAAGCAAGCGCGCGCTGTCCGATCGTTCCGTGGCCGATATCGTGAAGCGCGTTGCGCGAGCCGCGGGCCTCGACGACGGCGATTACTCAGGGCATTCTGTCCGGGCAGGTGCGGCGTCCACGGCAGCGGAGAACGGGAGGAGCCTGTCTGCGATCATGAAGGTGGGCGGCTGGACTTCCGAGCGCGTCGTGGTCGAGCGGTACATACGGCACGCAAACCTATTCGTTGACCACGCCACCAAAGGACTTATCTAG
- a CDS encoding DUF932 domain-containing protein, with amino-acid sequence MAHEVESMFYRGETPWHGLGVRCSEAPNTEEAIRLAGLDWDVGFKQLKTPDGEIADHRFTYRMSDGRKLGEVGPNYEIFQNRDAFCWFEPYLSSGEAKLETAGSLRNGRYVWILAELTGDPIVVVPRADDIVRRFLILAHAHDGTLATNLGYTPTRVVCQNTLSAALHSKTSTLLRVRHTRRMKQALAQVRDIMNLANRTFEATGEQYRQLARKGVVEADLRRYVNMVFRPQKAAARASTAMVLASQREIIDAEFIDDDEPKDRIYPKVHRLFVQGRGNQLPGVAGTMWAAYNAVTEYLSYERGKDVDIRVGSNWFGDAADINRRALSVAVQMAA; translated from the coding sequence ATGGCACACGAAGTCGAAAGCATGTTCTATCGAGGCGAGACGCCTTGGCACGGACTAGGCGTGCGATGCAGCGAAGCGCCGAATACCGAAGAAGCCATCCGGCTTGCTGGCTTAGATTGGGACGTCGGATTCAAGCAGCTTAAGACGCCCGATGGCGAGATTGCCGATCACCGCTTCACGTACCGCATGAGCGACGGGCGGAAGCTCGGCGAAGTTGGCCCGAACTACGAAATCTTTCAAAATCGCGACGCATTTTGCTGGTTCGAGCCGTACCTTTCTTCGGGCGAAGCCAAGCTCGAAACGGCAGGAAGCCTGCGGAATGGCCGCTATGTCTGGATTCTCGCGGAACTTACTGGTGACCCCATTGTTGTAGTGCCGCGCGCCGATGATATTGTACGCCGATTTCTTATTCTCGCGCATGCGCACGATGGCACGCTCGCGACAAACCTCGGCTATACACCCACGCGCGTCGTATGCCAAAATACATTATCCGCGGCATTGCACAGCAAGACGAGCACGCTCCTCCGGGTTCGCCACACGCGCCGCATGAAGCAGGCGCTTGCACAAGTCCGCGACATCATGAACCTCGCGAATCGGACGTTCGAGGCAACGGGCGAGCAGTATCGCCAGCTTGCGCGGAAAGGGGTAGTCGAAGCTGACCTGCGTCGGTACGTGAACATGGTCTTTCGGCCCCAGAAGGCGGCCGCGCGTGCCTCGACCGCGATGGTTCTCGCGAGCCAGCGCGAGATCATCGATGCGGAGTTCATCGACGACGACGAACCGAAGGACCGCATTTATCCCAAGGTCCATCGGCTATTCGTCCAGGGACGCGGTAATCAGTTGCCCGGTGTCGCGGGAACGATGTGGGCGGCGTACAACGCCGTGACCGAGTATCTCTCCTATGAGCGCGGAAAGGATGTCGATATTCGCGTCGGGTCGAATTGGTTTGGCGACGCTGCCGACATCAACCGCCGCGCGTTGAGCGTGGCGGTCCAAATGGCCGCGTAG